The Dyella sp. 2HG41-7 sequence GTAGCCGTAGATCACGCCGGGCTTGATGCCGTAGGAACCGTCGGATGGAATACCCATCGACACCCAGTCGCCTTCCGTCGTACCCAGCGCCCACGTGCGCATATGATCGATCGCCGCAGACGCTGCGGAAGCAGCGGATGAAGCACCGCGCGCCTTAATGATGGCGGCGCCGCGCTGCTGCACGGTGGGGATGAAATCCTTCTCGTACCACGTCTGGTCGACCAGGCTGAGCGCCGGCTTGCCGCCCACCGTGGCGTGATGCAGATCCGGGTACTGCGTGGAGCTGTGATTGCCCCAGATGGTGACCTTCTTGATGTCGGTGGTGTGCTTGCCGGTTTTTTCGGCGAGCTGCGACAAAGCACGGTTGTGATCCAGACGCACCATCGCGGTGAAGCACTTCGGATCGAGATCCGGTGCGTTCTGCTGCGCGATCAGCGCATTGGTGTTGGCCGGGTTGCCCACCACCAGCACCTTCACGTCGCGCTTGGCGTGATCGTTCAGCGCCTTGCCTTGCGGTGCGAAGATCGCGCCGTTCGCTTCGAGCAGATCCTTGCGCTCCATGCCCGGGCCGCGCGGACGCGCGCCGACCAGCAGTGCGTAATCGACATCCTTGAAGGCGACGTTGACGTCGTCCGTCGCGACCACACCGGCCAGCGTCGGGAACGCGCAGTCGTTGAGTTCCATCACTACGCCTTGCAGCGCGGGCAGCGCAGGCGTGATTTCGAGCAGATGCAGAATCACCGGCTGATCCGGACCGAGCATGTCGCCGGCGGCAATACGGAACAACAGGGCGTAACCGATCTGGCCGGCTGCGCCGGTCACGGCAACACGAACGGGGGCTTTCATCGTGGCAACTCCTTCAGGTGCATAAAACGAGGCCCGCATCGTACGACACGGGCCGGTAAAGGGATCAGCTTAGTTCAGCAAAGAATTCGGTAATGCGGGCAAGACCGGGTTCCAGCTGAGCCGTGGGACAGGTATAGGAAATGCGCATGGCGCGCGGTTCGCCGAATGCCGAACCAGGCACGCAGGCGACGCCTTTCGCATTCAACAAAGCGGCGCAAAAATCGACGTCGTTTTCGATTTTCGTGCCGTTGTGACTTTTGCCGAACGCCACCGAGATATCGGGGAACGCATAGAACGCCCCCTGCGGACGCGGGCACACCACGCCGGGGATTTTGGTCAGCGCAGCGACCACGATATCGCGCTTCTGCGCAAACTCCTTGCACTTGGCCTGCGGCACATCTTGCGGACCGCTGAACGCAGCGATGGCCGCTGCCGCGACCACTTCGGGCACGCTGGTAATGTGATTGGAGTTGAGCGTGGTAACGGCTTTGGCGACCGATTCCGGCGCTGCGATCAAACCCACGCGCCAGCCCGGCATGCCGTACGTTTTCGAAATCGAATCGACGAAGATCAACCGATCGCGCAATTCCGGCCGCGCAAACACGAAGTTGTGATAACCGATACCGTCGAACACCATCGAGTTGTAGATGTCGTCGGTCACGATCCACGTATCGGGATACTTCGCCAGCACATCGCCCAACGCGGCGATTTCTTCGCGCGTATAGACCATGCCGGTGGGATTGGACGGATTGTTGAAAAGGAACACTTTCGGCTTGCGCGCGAGCGCCGTTTCCAGCTGCTGCGGCGTGAGCTTGTAGTTCTGCGCGGGGCCGCAATGCAGAACGTTGATCTTGGCGCCGACGATATCGGCGATATCGTGGTAAGTGGTCCAATACGGCGCGGCGAAACAAATCTCATCGCCGTCGTTGAGCAGCGCTTCGGCCAAGTTGTACAGCACCTGCTTTGCGCCAATACCGACGGAAAGATTCATCCGGGTGTACCCGGTAAATCCAAGCGCCTCGATATGTTTGAGAAACGCATCCAGCAGCGCCTCGGAACCGCGATTGCTGCCGTACTGGCCGCTGTCGTGCGAGAGCGATTCGCGGGCCGCGGCGTAAACATGCTCGCCAGGCAGAAAATTCGGTACGCCGATCGAGAAACTGATGATGTCGCGGCCGGCAGCCTTGAGCTGCTTGGCCTTCTCGGCAATGACCATGATCGCGCTGGGTTTGGCGCGGCCGACACGCTGGGCAAGCTGGGGCATGGCTTCCTCGGTTGGGGAACGGAGACAGCAAACTCCGCAATTTTAGCATGTGGCGGTGCGGCAACCGCGAACCCCGGCCCCTGAACGAAAAACTCCTATTGCTCCGTCACCGTCCGCTGGCATGATGCGGATGCCGCCAAAGTACTGGGCGGGGGGAAGGTCATCCGGTCAGCAGTCAAGCCACAGACGCAAGGAGTAGATGCCTATGTTCCATATCCTCTGGTCCATCATCGTGGGTTTTATCGTCGGCCTTATCGCACGCTGGATCGTGCCGGGCGCCGATCATTACGGCTTCATCATGACCACCGTGGTGGGTATCGTCGGTTCCATCATCGGCGGTTTTATCGGAACGCTGTTCAAGAAGCCCGACCCTGGCCAGAAATTCCATACGGCGGGTTTCCTGATGTCAATCGTCGGCGCGATCATCCTGTTGTACTTGCTGCGTTTTGTCGTTCATTGAGACCCGTTTTCTTTACACACAAAAAAGCACGGCAGGTCGCCCCGCCGTGCTTTTTTCATGCCTGACCTAAGCGATTAGGCGCTTCGCGCGGCAAGCAGCTTTTCAGCCAGCCCGCCCAACATGGACAGGTCGAACCCGCCACCACCGCCCGAAGGCGCTTGGCCGTCCGGCGTGAGGTGATCGACCGCATGCGGCAGCACCTGCGCGAGCTGGCCCACCAGCTGACCCGGGTCCACGCCCAGCTTGCCGGCGGCATTGTTCACCACCGAATCCAGGCCCGACTTCTGCAGCACCTGATTGAGCTGGTCGCCCGAAATCGCCTGGTTGGCGCCATTGCCAATCCAGGACTGAACTGCATCGCCCAGGCCATGCTGCTGCAAGGTGCTCGCCAATCCCTGTACGCCGCCCGCCTGCTGAATCAATTGCCCGGCCACGGACACCAGCGACGATGCGCCGCCCGCGTCGCCCTGACCGCCGCTCAACATACTGGTCAAATTGCCGAGTAAGGACATCACTGCACTCCTTTGAAGTAGGGAAGCCGAACCCCGCGATTCTATGTCCGGATTGGCTACAGGGTGGTAACAAACTCGTGAAAAAAAACCGCCATGGCGAACCATGGCGGCCTTAGGTGGAAATGTTCTAAAACGCGAATCAGCCGCGTTGGTCGAGCACCGTGTTCCATTCCTTGACGCGATCGGCCTGCGCGGCGAGCAATGCGTCCACGTCGCCTTCCAGGGTCACCTTCTCGATGGTGTCGCCTTGCTTGATCGCATTGACCACCGCCTGGTCGTCGGCGCCGACAATTTCGCCGAACACGCTGTGCTTGCCGTCCAGCCACGGCGTCGCGCCGTGCGTGATGAAGAACTGACTGCCGTTGGTGCGCGGACCGGCATTGGCCATCGACAGAATGCCGGGCTTGTCATGGCGCAGCGACGCATGGAATTCGTCTTCGAAACGATAACCTGGACCGCCGCGACCACTGCCCTCGGGGCAGCCGCCCTGGATCATGAAGTCGGCGATCACGCGATGAAACGACAAACCATCGTAATAACCGCGACGCGCCAGATTGACAAAACTCGCCACCGTCACCGGTGTTTTGTCTTCGTGCAAACGCAGATGGATCGGGCCGCGATTGGTAGTGATCGTAACTTGAATGGCCATGGATGTTCCTCGTAAAAGTTGAGCGATAACACCCGAAGCGAAGCCGAGTGCTAAGCCCATAAGGATACCCTTTAGGGCCGCTTACAGGTGAACCAAAACAGACCCTATAGCCCCCAGCATGCTCGCCTGCAGCAGCCCGGCGCCACGCGCCGTTCCTTGAGGCGTCGGCACATCCGCAGGCCAGGGCTGCCCTTCGAAAAGATGGGCCCAGAGGCGATCCAGCGCTGCGTAACCGTAGGGCAACAGCGGCAGATGGTTATTGCCAAAACCCGGCAACGCAAGGAACGCGTCGAAATGCTGGGCATACGGCACTTTCCAATACAGCGGCTGCCGACCTTCGGCGCGCAGCCAGGCAACGTAAGGCTCTGACGTGAAGACAGTAGGAAGCAGGCCGTCGTCGGCACCGTGCACCACCCACAGAGGCAGCTCTTTGCTCGGCAGCTGCGCAGCGAGCGTTCGAACCGAAGCATGCAGCGCACGCGCATCCGCGTCGTCGCCCGTCCACAACTGGCGAAGGCCTGCAATGCCTCTCCATGTCGGATCGGCGCTTTCGTCGACGCCACCGAACAAACCGATGCCGTTTCCCGGAGGAATCCCCGCCGCATCGGCCCACCAACTCGCGCGTGTCGCCTCGTCCGCGACGCCGGGTCGGCCGTTGACCATCGCGGCGTAGCGAAAACCGCAAGGCATGTCGTTCGCATCGCGACGCAAATAGGCCGATGCATACGCCACATCGATCACGCGCCACAAATCCAACGCGGTGGAAGACGCCGCCGTTGCCATCACGCGATCCGTCCAACCGGTGCTGCGCAAATGCGTGTGCGCCTCCACCGCTTTTTCTTCGACCGTCGACGATTTCAACCAACCTTGCGCGTGCAGCCTGGCGCAACGCGCCGTCCACGCCGCATGCTGCGCACCGTTCGCATCGCGTGCGAACGGCGTCGATGCGTAGCGTTGATCCATCAACGCGCACGGCAGCCACATGGCCGCCTCCGTCATGTAATCGAATGCAGCGCGTCCGTGTTGCGGCGTATGTACGTTCGGTTCGAGCGCGACGACACCGGCCAGCATGCCGCCATCGTCGAATCCCGCCGCCTGCAACACCGCACCACCGCCATTGGAAAGACCTGTCGCGATGATCTTCGTGTTTCGTGGCGTAAACGGCGCTTCGCCCGGAAACGCACGATCCAACATCGCCAAACCGAACTGCACCGCCTGCAATACATGGCGTCCCCAATCGGCCTCCGGGTTGTCGCCCGAATGCGCATGCTTGAACGCGATGCCTTCGCCTTTCGTTTCGCGCGGTTCGAATTCCAACATCGCCGTCCCGCGCTTGGCGCGTTCGCCATTCAACGCAGCGCCGCTGTCGTCGGAAAAATCGAAATAGCCGGAACCCGTTCCCTTATCCGTATACGTCACCGCGCAACCACGCGGCAAACCCCATGCACCGGCAAGCGCAATCGCGCCGTAAATACCGCGCGAACCCGACGATGCCGTCACTACCAGACAACGATGCGCATGGTCGAAATCATCCGGCACCTGCACCAACACGCGATGCGGCGCACGCGCGCTGGGAATCGTTGCAAACGCCTGATACTCCCTGCCCGGCACATCCGGCGCTGCGCCGTAGACCGTGCCGTATCCACCGAGCGGACCGAGATCGGCAATCCCTTTCCAACTCATCTGAATCGCCCGCCGACGCAATGTCTGTGCGTCCGGGTGCGCGGCGTCCGCAAATGCGACCGGCATGCCCTTCAAACCATCGAGCCCGAGTCCTGCACTAAGCAGATCGTCGCCATCGCGATGCGTGGTGACTAACACCTCGCTCTGCATGAATTCGAGTGCTTGCATGGAAACCTCTTTCGCCGTTGCTTGCGACAACAGGATGGACGCATCGCCCATCCTATCGAGATATTTCTGCGGCGACGACGTCGAGGTTGCAAAGTAAGCTCGCTTACACACTTCGCGCTTGCGATCGTCATGCACGCCGGGCAAGCTTGCGCGTTTTCATCACGCGGAGCCGTCATGTCCAAGCAAACGAACATCCTGCAACTTCTTCCCGCCACGGGCTGGGTCGCCGTCTACGACGAAAGCGGCGAAGAAAGCGCATCCACTCTGATCTGCTTCGCGCTCGTAGAAACCATCGACAACGGCAACAAGACGCAGACCGTGCGCCCGATGCACGCCGACGGCAAACACATCGCCTTCGCCGACGACGCCGCCAACTTCGTGCGTGTTGAAGAGCTCGCCGAATTTGAGGAAGACGAAGAAGAGGACGAGGAAGAGGAAGACGCCGAGGCGTGATACCGGCGCAAAGCGCCGGCACAAAGTGCGCGCCAGGAAGGCGCGCCGCTCTTCCCGGGGTCCCTTGGGTGTGGTGAAGGGCTGGCGGATCAGGCCTCGTAGGGGGCATGGGCATGGATGCCCATGCCTTTTCGTCAGCACAGGATGTGCTGTCGAAAAGCCCCGCCAGTCCTTCACGGACTTGGCGGGCAGGACGCCCGCCAAGCGCACCCTCGGGGGTGCCCTTCTCTTTGGTTACTTTCTCTTGGGCAAGCAAGAGAAAGTGACTCGGTCCTTCAGGACCGAAAGCGCCGCAGGCAATGCTCACAGGCGCGGCAAATTCAAAAAGCACAGTGAAAAGTCATCCGGCGAGGTTGCCCCTCACCCCAGCCCTCTCCCCGACGGGGAGAGGGCGCAAAAAGGCCAGCAAGCAACCTGTCACATAACCCTGTATAATCCGCAAGTTAACCCTACCGAAACCAGCGCGGCAGCCTTATGGCGCGCCCGAGCCCTTTATCCATGTCCATCGAAAACCTGCGCAATATCGCCATCGTCGCCCACGTCGACCACGGCAAAACCACCCTCGTCGACCAGCTGCTGAAGCAGTCGGGCACCCTGTCCGAACGCACCGTGCTGGCCGAACGCGTGATGGACAGCAACGACCAGGAAAAGGAACGCGGCATCACCATCCTGGCCAAGAACACCGCTATCACCTGGCGCGAAAACCGCATCAACATCGTCGACACCCCAGGCCACGCCGACTTTGGCGGCGAAGTGGAACGCGTGTTGTCGATGGTGGACACCGTGCTGATCCTGGTCGACGCGATGGACGGCCCGATGCCGCAGACGCGCTTCGTCACGCAAAAGGCATTCGCCATGGGCTTCAAGCCCATCGTCGTGGTGAACAAGATCGACCGCCCCGGCTCGCGCCCGGACTGGGTGGTGGAGCAAGTGTG is a genomic window containing:
- a CDS encoding D-(-)-3-hydroxybutyrate oligomer hydrolase is translated as MQALEFMQSEVLVTTHRDGDDLLSAGLGLDGLKGMPVAFADAAHPDAQTLRRRAIQMSWKGIADLGPLGGYGTVYGAAPDVPGREYQAFATIPSARAPHRVLVQVPDDFDHAHRCLVVTASSGSRGIYGAIALAGAWGLPRGCAVTYTDKGTGSGYFDFSDDSGAALNGERAKRGTAMLEFEPRETKGEGIAFKHAHSGDNPEADWGRHVLQAVQFGLAMLDRAFPGEAPFTPRNTKIIATGLSNGGGAVLQAAGFDDGGMLAGVVALEPNVHTPQHGRAAFDYMTEAAMWLPCALMDQRYASTPFARDANGAQHAAWTARCARLHAQGWLKSSTVEEKAVEAHTHLRSTGWTDRVMATAASSTALDLWRVIDVAYASAYLRRDANDMPCGFRYAAMVNGRPGVADEATRASWWADAAGIPPGNGIGLFGGVDESADPTWRGIAGLRQLWTGDDADARALHASVRTLAAQLPSKELPLWVVHGADDGLLPTVFTSEPYVAWLRAEGRQPLYWKVPYAQHFDAFLALPGFGNNHLPLLPYGYAALDRLWAHLFEGQPWPADVPTPQGTARGAGLLQASMLGAIGSVLVHL
- a CDS encoding peptidylprolyl isomerase produces the protein MAIQVTITTNRGPIHLRLHEDKTPVTVASFVNLARRGYYDGLSFHRVIADFMIQGGCPEGSGRGGPGYRFEDEFHASLRHDKPGILSMANAGPRTNGSQFFITHGATPWLDGKHSVFGEIVGADDQAVVNAIKQGDTIEKVTLEGDVDALLAAQADRVKEWNTVLDQRG
- a CDS encoding aminotransferase class I/II-fold pyridoxal phosphate-dependent enzyme, giving the protein MPQLAQRVGRAKPSAIMVIAEKAKQLKAAGRDIISFSIGVPNFLPGEHVYAAARESLSHDSGQYGSNRGSEALLDAFLKHIEALGFTGYTRMNLSVGIGAKQVLYNLAEALLNDGDEICFAAPYWTTYHDIADIVGAKINVLHCGPAQNYKLTPQQLETALARKPKVFLFNNPSNPTGMVYTREEIAALGDVLAKYPDTWIVTDDIYNSMVFDGIGYHNFVFARPELRDRLIFVDSISKTYGMPGWRVGLIAAPESVAKAVTTLNSNHITSVPEVVAAAAIAAFSGPQDVPQAKCKEFAQKRDIVVAALTKIPGVVCPRPQGAFYAFPDISVAFGKSHNGTKIENDVDFCAALLNAKGVACVPGSAFGEPRAMRISYTCPTAQLEPGLARITEFFAELS
- a CDS encoding GlsB/YeaQ/YmgE family stress response membrane protein is translated as MFHILWSIIVGFIVGLIARWIVPGADHYGFIMTTVVGIVGSIIGGFIGTLFKKPDPGQKFHTAGFLMSIVGAIILLYLLRFVVH
- a CDS encoding YidB family protein — translated: MSLLGNLTSMLSGGQGDAGGASSLVSVAGQLIQQAGGVQGLASTLQQHGLGDAVQSWIGNGANQAISGDQLNQVLQKSGLDSVVNNAAGKLGVDPGQLVGQLAQVLPHAVDHLTPDGQAPSGGGGGFDLSMLGGLAEKLLAARSA
- a CDS encoding malate dehydrogenase — translated: MKAPVRVAVTGAAGQIGYALLFRIAAGDMLGPDQPVILHLLEITPALPALQGVVMELNDCAFPTLAGVVATDDVNVAFKDVDYALLVGARPRGPGMERKDLLEANGAIFAPQGKALNDHAKRDVKVLVVGNPANTNALIAQQNAPDLDPKCFTAMVRLDHNRALSQLAEKTGKHTTDIKKVTIWGNHSSTQYPDLHHATVGGKPALSLVDQTWYEKDFIPTVQQRGAAIIKARGASSAASAASAAIDHMRTWALGTTEGDWVSMGIPSDGSYGIKPGVIYGYPVTVKGGKYEIVQGLDINDFSRGRMDATEKELREERAGVEHLFAKK